One part of the Lycium ferocissimum isolate CSIRO_LF1 chromosome 8, AGI_CSIRO_Lferr_CH_V1, whole genome shotgun sequence genome encodes these proteins:
- the LOC132067224 gene encoding uncharacterized protein LOC132067224 produces MGSLTTNTTIATACRKFGDPNCSPRSPILCSGFKNNVRAFASQKSVKKSRKKGKTEKTDAAIPDKYLLSDDVNPDYVEDRKNTSPLDTSNAETSVLMIPSRGSVLQACVITSGLIGLVGVVIREVSHVASAGGLPIVDCSVEIPLTFQMCHLQLITGLVTLVSSCRYLLLKIWPDFAESSEAANSQVLSSLEPLDYIVVSLLPGISEEILFRGALLPVFGINWQSVVAVASIFGILHLGSGRKYSFAVWATFVGIAYGYATILSSTVVVPMAAHAVNNLVGGIIWRYTSNSSK; encoded by the exons ATGGGTTCACTTACTACAAATACTACTATTGCCACTGCCT GTAGGAAATTTGGTGATCCAAACTGTTCACCAAGGTCCCCTATATTGTGCTCT GGGTTTAAAAACAATGTAAGAGCATTTGCAAGTCAAAAGTCGgttaagaaatcaagaaaaaaagggaaaacagaGAAAACGGATGCTGCAATACCCGATAAGTATCTGTTAAGTGATGATGTTAATCCAGATTATGTTGAAGATAGAAAGAATACATCTCCTCTTGACACTTCAAATGCTGAGACTTCTGTGCTGATGATCCCATCTAGAGGTTCTGTGCTTCAGGCATGCGTAATCACTTCTGGTTTAATCGGTCTTGTAGGTGTTGTAATTAGAGAG GTTTCTCATGTTGCATCAGCAGGAGGATTGCCAATTGTTGACTGCTCTGTTGAAATACCAT TGACTTTCCAGATGTGCCATCTTCAGTTGATTACGGGATTGGTCACATTGGTATCCTCTTGTCGGTACTTACTGCTGAAGATATGGCCAGATTTTGCCGAGTCTAGTGAAGCAGCAAATAGCCAG GTCTTGAGTTCACTTGAGCCTTTGGATTACATAGTGGTGTCACTTCTTCCAGGCATTAGTGAG GAGATTCTTTTCCGTGGTGCATTGCTACCAGTTTTTGGCATCAATTGGCAGAGTGTTGTGGCAGTTGCTTCCATATTTGGGATATTACACTTGGGCAGTGGTCGGAAATACTCCTTTGCTGTCTG GGCCACATTTGTTggaattgcatatggttatgcTACAATTTTATCATCAACTGTTGTTGTGCCAATGGCTGCTCATGCTGTAAATAACCTAGTAGGAGGCATCATCTGGCGCTACACATCAAATTCGTCAAAATAG